A single genomic interval of Salinarchaeum sp. IM2453 harbors:
- the leuC gene encoding 3-isopropylmalate dehydratase large subunit, translating into MSENTLYDKVWERHRVTTLPNGQDQLFIGLHLMHEVTSPQAFSMLKERDLQVAYPNRTFATTDHIVPTETEKRKRPLNDDEAETMLSALEENVSEAGITFFGLDSDKQGITHVVAPELGLTQPGMVVACGDSHTATHGAFGSIGVGIGTSQIRDVLATGCIAADKQKVRRIQVNGSIPEDVYAKDVILKVIEKLGVDGGVGHVYEYGGPAIEELDMEGRMAICNMSIEGGARAGYINPDETTYEYLQGREYVPGGDDFDELVEYWESIRSDEDAEYDDVVTIDAGNLKPMVTWGVNPGQVVAIDEPLPEPDSLDSRTQQEAAEKAYDHMGHEPGETMDGFPIDVAFLGTCTNGRVSDFERAAEILDGKTVADDVRALAVPGSESVRKELERRGIDEVFIDAGFEWRRAGCSMCLAMNDDSLVGDEVCASSSNRNFIGRQGSKDGRTVLMSPAMVAAAAVKGEVTDVRHLTNRPTNQPVTEDAEEVAD; encoded by the coding sequence ATGAGTGAAAATACACTATATGATAAGGTCTGGGAGCGTCACCGAGTGACTACACTGCCGAATGGTCAAGACCAGTTGTTCATTGGTCTTCACTTGATGCATGAGGTTACTAGCCCGCAAGCATTCTCAATGCTCAAGGAACGAGACCTACAGGTTGCCTATCCTAACCGAACCTTTGCAACGACAGATCATATTGTCCCCACAGAAACTGAAAAACGCAAACGCCCACTCAACGACGATGAGGCTGAGACAATGCTGTCTGCGCTTGAAGAGAATGTATCCGAAGCGGGGATTACCTTCTTTGGACTTGACTCAGACAAACAAGGGATCACTCACGTCGTAGCACCAGAACTTGGACTCACACAGCCAGGCATGGTCGTTGCTTGTGGTGACTCGCATACAGCTACCCACGGTGCATTTGGATCTATCGGTGTTGGGATTGGAACCAGCCAAATTAGGGACGTATTGGCAACCGGTTGTATCGCTGCTGACAAACAAAAAGTTCGCCGTATTCAGGTTAATGGATCGATCCCTGAGGATGTTTATGCGAAAGATGTCATCCTCAAGGTTATCGAAAAGCTTGGCGTTGATGGTGGTGTTGGACACGTATACGAATATGGTGGTCCAGCAATCGAAGAACTTGACATGGAAGGTCGTATGGCCATCTGTAACATGTCAATTGAGGGTGGTGCCCGCGCTGGATATATCAATCCCGATGAAACAACATACGAGTACCTTCAGGGACGTGAATACGTTCCTGGTGGGGACGATTTTGATGAACTCGTTGAATACTGGGAATCAATTCGCTCTGATGAAGATGCTGAATATGATGATGTTGTTACAATTGATGCTGGCAACCTCAAACCAATGGTAACGTGGGGGGTTAACCCTGGGCAAGTTGTCGCAATTGATGAGCCACTTCCTGAACCAGATTCGCTTGATTCTCGAACACAGCAGGAGGCAGCCGAAAAAGCATATGACCATATGGGCCATGAACCAGGCGAAACCATGGACGGGTTCCCAATCGATGTTGCTTTCTTGGGCACCTGCACCAATGGCCGTGTCTCAGACTTTGAACGAGCCGCTGAGATTCTTGATGGCAAAACTGTTGCGGATGATGTTCGTGCACTTGCTGTTCCTGGATCCGAGTCTGTCCGTAAGGAACTTGAACGGCGTGGCATCGATGAAGTCTTCATTGACGCCGGGTTCGAATGGCGCCGTGCTGGCTGCTCGATGTGCTTAGCAATGAACGACGACTCTCTTGTTGGCGATGAAGTCTGTGCGTCCTCCTCAAACCGAAACTTCATCGGCCGGCAGGGGTCCAAAGATGGACGAACCGTATTGATGAGTCCAGCAATGGTCGCTGCAGCAGCCGTTAAAGGCGAAGTAACTGATGTACGACATCTTACGAATCGTCCAACAAATCAACCTGTCACTGAGGATGCTGAGGAGGTGGCTGACTAA
- a CDS encoding 3-isopropylmalate dehydratase small subunit 2, producing the protein MESESLAVTTVTGPGVPIRGDDIDTDQILPARFMKEVTFESMDDYLFYDARRDEDGELNDHPINVHSGANIAVVNDNFGCGSSREHAPQAMMRWGIDGVVGESFAEIFKDNCKSLGIPAVTTDHETVSKLQDWIEANPEESVTIDVENAVVAYNDTEIDVHIDQAMQEALVEGIWDTTTLMYSNLSKVEQTAADLPYVDGHTVDS; encoded by the coding sequence ATGGAATCTGAATCTCTGGCCGTTACGACCGTTACTGGTCCTGGTGTTCCGATTCGCGGTGATGATATTGACACTGACCAAATCTTACCGGCTCGATTTATGAAGGAAGTAACATTCGAGTCGATGGATGACTATCTGTTCTATGATGCTCGGCGCGATGAAGATGGTGAGCTAAACGACCATCCAATAAATGTCCACTCTGGTGCAAACATCGCTGTTGTTAATGACAACTTTGGCTGTGGTTCATCCCGCGAACATGCTCCACAGGCCATGATGCGCTGGGGAATTGATGGTGTCGTTGGTGAATCGTTTGCTGAAATCTTCAAAGACAACTGCAAGTCACTTGGCATCCCGGCTGTTACAACTGACCACGAGACTGTCAGCAAGCTTCAGGACTGGATTGAGGCAAATCCTGAAGAGTCTGTTACTATCGACGTCGAGAACGCCGTTGTTGCGTATAATGACACCGAAATTGATGTTCATATTGATCAAGCAATGCAGGAGGCATTAGTTGAAGGAATCTGGGATACAACAACGCTCATGTATTCTAACCTCTCTAAGGTTGAACAGACAGCAGCTGATCTTCCATATGTCGATGGGCACACTGTTGACTCCTGA